The nucleotide sequence CCATGCGCCCGAGGCCGCCGGCTGCTTCCGGCCGGGCGCCGCGCCGGGCAAGTGGCTGGCCGACCTGCCCGCGCTCGCGCGTCAGCGGCTGCGCGCGCTCGGCATCGAGCGGATCCACGGCAACGACGGCGGCGATGCCTGGTGCACCGTGCGCAATGCCTCAGGGTTCTTTTCGCACCGGCGCGACGGGGTCAGCGGGCGTTTCGCCGCGCTGGTCTGGAAGGTCTGAATGCCCGGCCTGCGCCGCCAGCTCCTCGGCGGCCGCGCGCCGCGCCGCCTCCTGCGCGGCCCGTTCCTTTTCCTTCAGCGCCCGGCGCCGCGCGGGCGTGCTCATCAGGTAAACCACCAGTGCCACGGGTGCGAGCCCGTACAGTAGAAAGGTGATGATGGCGCCGAGCACGGTGCCGGTGGTGTTGGTGGCCTCGGCCACCGCCATCATCAGCACCACGTAGAGCCAGCCGATCACGACGAGATGAATGAACATTGGGGAAGGAGAGCGGGGCGAACGAAAGAGGAAGTAAAGCGTGTTTCCACACCGGCCGTGCGATGACGGCCACCGGGGTCCGGACCGCGCCGGCGCGGCGTTGTGAGCGTCTTGCGAATGCAGCATACTCAAACGACGCAAAGCCATCCGGATCGATTTCAGGCGAGGAGCAGGAGACACCATGACGAAAGCAACGGGGGCCGACGCGTTCGAACCCTTTCAACAGGCGCTCACCCAGGGGTGGCGCAAGGCGCTGGAGTCCTTCCAGCAGCCGACCGGGCAGGGCGCCTGGACCGGCAATGGCAAGCCCCTATGGCAGATGCCCGAAATGCCCGGCATCCCCGGCATGCCCCCCCTGGGCACGATGCCGGAATTGCCCAAGTTCTCGATCGATCCCGCGGCACTGCAGGCCATCCAGCAGCAGTACCTCGCGGAAGCCACCGCGCTCTGGGGCCAGGGCTTCGGCGCCAAGCCCGAGGGCGACCGACGCTTCGCCGGCGAGGCCTGGAGCGGCAACCCGCTGTCGGCCTTCTCGGCCGCGATCTACCTGCTCAACGGCCGCACGCTGCTGAAGATGGCCGAGGCCATCGATGCCGACGAGAAGACCAAGGCGCGGCTGCGCTTCGCGGTCGAGCAGTGGATGGCCGCTTCTTCGCCGAGCAATTCGCTGGCCTTCAATGCCGAGGCGCAGAAGAAGGCGATCGACACCCAGGGCGAGAGCATCGCCAAGGGCATTCAGAACCTGCTGCACGACGTGCGCCAGGGCCACCTGAGCATGACCGACGAGAGCGCCTTCGAAGTGGGGCGCAACGTCGCCACCACCGAGGGCGCGGTGGTGTTCGAGAACGCGTTCTTCCAGCTGCTCGAATACAAGCCCCTGACCGCCAAGGTCTACGAGCGCCCGTTCCTGCTGGTGCCGCCGTGCATCAACAAGTTCTACATCCTCGACCTGCAGCCCGAGAACTCGCTGATCCGCTATGCCAACGAGCAGGGTCACCGCGTGTTCGTGGTGAGCTGGCGCAATCCCGACGAATCGCTCGCGCAGGCGACCTGGGACGACTACATCGAGCAGGCCGCGATCGAGGCCATCCACCGCGTGCAGGAGATCAGCGGCAGCCCGCAGATCAACACGCTGGGCTTCTGCGTCGGCGGCACCATCCTGTCGACCGCGCTCGCGGTGCTGGCCGCGCGCGGCGAGGAACCGGCCGCCTCGGTCACGCTGCTGACCACCTTCCTCGACTTCAGCGACACCGGCATCCTCGACATCTTCGTCGACGAGCCCATGGTGCAGTACCGCGAGATGCAGCTCGGCAAGGGCGGCCTGCTGCCCGGCGGCGACCTGGCTTCCACCTTCAGCTTCCTGCGTCCCAACGACCTGGTCTGGAACTACGTGGTGGGCAACTACCTCAAGGGCGAGACCCCGCCGCCCTTCGACCTGCTCTACTGGAACAGCGACGCCACCAACCTGCCGGGCCCGTTCTACGCCTGGTACCTGCGCAACACGTACCACGAGAACAAGCTGGCCGAGCCCGACGCGCTCACGGTCTGCGGCGAGAAGATCGACCTGCGCCGCATCGACATCCCGGCCTATATCTACGGCTCGCGCGAGGACCACATCGTGCCGATCGGCGGCGCCTACGCCTCGACCCAGATCCTGCCGGGCAAGAAGCGCTTCGTGATGGGCGCCTCGGGCCACATCGCGGGCGTGATCAACCCGCCGGCCAAGAACAAGCGCAGCCACTGGATCCGCGCCGATGGCAAGCTGCCGAAGACGCAGGCCGAATGGCTGGCCGGCGCGCAGGAGCATCCGGGCAGCTGGTGGACCGACTGGTCCCAGTGGCTCAAGGGCCACGCGGGCAAGCAGATCCCCGCGCCCAAGACCTACGGCAAGGGCAAGGCCTACCAGGCCATCGAGCCCGCGCCAGGCCGCTACGTCAAGGCCCGGGCCTGACGCCCCGCATTCGCGAATTTCAAATCACCTCAACGGAGAACCTCATGGAAGACATCGTCATCGTTTCGGCCGCGCGCACCGCCGTCGGCAAGTTCGGCGGCTCGCTCGCCGGCATCGCGGCCACCGAACTGGGCGCCATCGTCATTAAGGAAGTGATCGCGCGTGCCAACCTCACGCCCGAGCAGGTCGGCGAAGCCATCATGGGCCAGGTGCTCGCGGCCGGTGCCGGCCAGAATCCCGCGCGCCAGGCGTGGCTCAAGAGCGGCGGTGCCAAGGAAACGCCCGCGCTCACCATCAACGCCGTCTGCGGCTCGGGCCTGAAGGCCGTGATGCTCGCGGCCCAGGCGGTCGCCACGGGTGACAGCGACATCGTCGTGGCCGGCGGCCAGGAGAGCATGAGCCTCGCGCCGCACGTGCTGCCGAACTCGCGCAACGGCCAGCGCATGGGCGACTGGAAGCTGGTCGACACCATGATCGTCGACGGCCTGTGGGACGTCTACAACCAGTACCACATGGGCATCACGGCCGAGAACGTGGCCAAGAAGTACGGCATC is from Variovorax paradoxus and encodes:
- the phaC gene encoding class I poly(R)-hydroxyalkanoic acid synthase; protein product: MTKATGADAFEPFQQALTQGWRKALESFQQPTGQGAWTGNGKPLWQMPEMPGIPGMPPLGTMPELPKFSIDPAALQAIQQQYLAEATALWGQGFGAKPEGDRRFAGEAWSGNPLSAFSAAIYLLNGRTLLKMAEAIDADEKTKARLRFAVEQWMAASSPSNSLAFNAEAQKKAIDTQGESIAKGIQNLLHDVRQGHLSMTDESAFEVGRNVATTEGAVVFENAFFQLLEYKPLTAKVYERPFLLVPPCINKFYILDLQPENSLIRYANEQGHRVFVVSWRNPDESLAQATWDDYIEQAAIEAIHRVQEISGSPQINTLGFCVGGTILSTALAVLAARGEEPAASVTLLTTFLDFSDTGILDIFVDEPMVQYREMQLGKGGLLPGGDLASTFSFLRPNDLVWNYVVGNYLKGETPPPFDLLYWNSDATNLPGPFYAWYLRNTYHENKLAEPDALTVCGEKIDLRRIDIPAYIYGSREDHIVPIGGAYASTQILPGKKRFVMGASGHIAGVINPPAKNKRSHWIRADGKLPKTQAEWLAGAQEHPGSWWTDWSQWLKGHAGKQIPAPKTYGKGKAYQAIEPAPGRYVKARA